Proteins encoded in a region of the Streptomyces violaceoruber genome:
- the ribH gene encoding 6,7-dimethyl-8-ribityllumazine synthase, with protein sequence MSGKGAPELSVRNVGDLRVAVIASQWHDKVMDGLVDGALRALHELGIDEPTLLRVPGSFELPVVAKVLAGRGYDAIVALGVVIRGGTPHFDYVCQGVTQGLVQVSVETGVPVGFGVLTCDTEEQALDRAGIEGSSEDKGHEAVTAAVATAATLRSVSEPWR encoded by the coding sequence GTGAGCGGCAAGGGTGCACCGGAACTGTCCGTACGCAACGTCGGAGACCTCAGGGTCGCCGTGATCGCGTCGCAGTGGCACGACAAGGTGATGGACGGACTGGTCGACGGCGCCCTGCGCGCCCTGCACGAGCTGGGGATCGACGAGCCGACCCTGCTCAGGGTCCCCGGCAGCTTCGAACTGCCGGTGGTCGCCAAGGTCCTCGCGGGCCGCGGCTACGACGCGATCGTCGCCCTCGGCGTCGTCATCCGCGGCGGCACCCCCCACTTCGACTACGTCTGCCAGGGCGTCACCCAGGGCCTGGTCCAGGTCTCCGTCGAGACCGGCGTCCCCGTCGGCTTCGGCGTCCTCACCTGCGACACCGAGGAACAGGCCCTGGACCGGGCCGGTATCGAGGGCTCCAGCGAGGACAAGGGCCACGAGGCGGTGACCGCGGCCGTCGCCACGGCGGCCACGCTCCGCTCAGTATCCGAACCGTGGCGCTAG
- a CDS encoding phosphoribosyl-ATP diphosphatase, producing the protein MSKKTFEELFTELQHKAANGDPATSRTAELVDKGVHAIGKKVVEEAAEVWMAAEYEGKDAAAEEISQLLYHVQVMMVARGISLDDVYAHL; encoded by the coding sequence ATGTCCAAGAAGACTTTCGAGGAGCTGTTCACCGAGCTCCAGCACAAGGCAGCCAACGGCGACCCCGCCACCTCCCGCACCGCCGAACTGGTGGACAAGGGGGTCCATGCCATCGGCAAGAAGGTCGTCGAGGAAGCCGCCGAGGTCTGGATGGCCGCCGAGTACGAGGGCAAGGACGCGGCGGCCGAGGAGATCTCCCAGCTGCTGTACCACGTCCAGGTGATGATGGTCGCCCGCGGCATCTCCCTGGACGACGTCTACGCCCACCTGTAA
- the hisG gene encoding ATP phosphoribosyltransferase → MLRIAVPNKGSLSGPAGEMLHEAGYQQRRESKELRIVDPVNEVEFFYLRPRDIAIYVSSGKLDIGITGRDLLVDSGAHAEEILPLGFARSTFRFAGKPGAATGIDDLKGRTVATSYEGIVAAHLADRGVDASVVHLDGAVETAIELGVAEVIADVVETGTSLRNAGLEVFGEPIMKSEAVVIRRSDAEPDETTEPKVQQFLRRLQGVLVARTYVMMDYDCRVEQLEKAVALTPGLESPTVSPLHNEGWVAVRAMVPAKEAQRIMDDLYEIGARAILTTAIHACRL, encoded by the coding sequence ATGCTGCGCATCGCCGTCCCCAACAAGGGTTCCCTGTCAGGCCCCGCGGGGGAGATGCTGCATGAGGCCGGCTACCAGCAGCGGCGCGAGTCCAAGGAGCTGCGGATCGTCGACCCGGTCAACGAGGTCGAGTTCTTCTACCTCCGCCCCCGCGACATCGCGATCTACGTCTCCTCGGGCAAGCTCGACATCGGCATCACCGGCCGCGACCTGCTGGTCGACTCCGGCGCCCACGCCGAGGAGATCCTCCCGCTCGGCTTCGCCCGCTCCACCTTCCGCTTCGCCGGCAAGCCCGGCGCCGCCACCGGCATCGACGACCTCAAGGGCCGCACCGTAGCCACCTCCTACGAGGGCATCGTCGCCGCCCACCTGGCCGACCGGGGCGTCGACGCCTCCGTCGTCCACCTGGACGGAGCCGTCGAGACCGCCATCGAGCTGGGCGTCGCCGAGGTCATCGCGGACGTCGTGGAGACCGGCACCTCCCTGCGCAACGCGGGCCTGGAGGTCTTCGGCGAGCCCATCATGAAGTCCGAGGCCGTCGTGATCCGCCGCTCGGACGCGGAGCCCGACGAGACCACCGAACCCAAGGTCCAGCAGTTCCTGCGCCGCCTCCAGGGCGTCCTGGTGGCCCGGACCTACGTGATGATGGACTACGACTGCCGGGTCGAGCAGCTGGAGAAGGCCGTCGCGCTCACCCCCGGCCTGGAGTCCCCGACCGTGTCCCCGCTGCACAACGAGGGCTGGGTCGCCGTGCGCGCGATGGTCCCGGCCAAGGAGGCCCAGCGGATCATGGACGACCTGTACGAGATCGGCGCCCGCGCCATCCTGACCACGGCCATCCACGCCTGCCGGCTCTGA
- a CDS encoding PH domain-containing protein: MPDTTPDHLPALPVTFRPGRTRAVLIVLAIVTFVTVTALGMLLGGLGPGERVSFVLTALVLAGVLFLMARPRVDADETGVTVVNLTARRRLAWPEILRVNLRQGDPWVFLDLSDGTSLPALGIQPGIAKQQALADARALRDLVEARSGALPEAPRD, encoded by the coding sequence ATGCCCGACACCACGCCGGACCACCTGCCGGCCCTGCCCGTCACCTTCCGTCCGGGACGCACCCGTGCCGTCCTGATCGTCCTCGCGATCGTCACCTTCGTGACCGTCACGGCGCTCGGGATGCTGCTGGGCGGCCTCGGCCCCGGCGAGCGCGTCAGCTTCGTGCTGACCGCACTCGTCCTGGCCGGCGTGCTGTTCCTGATGGCCCGGCCCCGGGTCGACGCCGACGAGACGGGCGTCACGGTGGTCAACCTGACCGCCAGGCGGCGCCTCGCGTGGCCCGAGATCCTCCGGGTCAACCTCCGTCAGGGCGACCCCTGGGTCTTCCTCGACCTCAGCGACGGCACCAGCCTGCCCGCGCTCGGCATCCAGCCCGGCATCGCCAAGCAGCAGGCCCTCGCCGACGCACGTGCCCTGCGCGACCTCGTGGAGGCCCGGTCCGGTGCCCTCCCCGAGGCGCCGCGCGACTAG
- a CDS encoding hemolysin family protein — protein sequence MTTPLLLLAAAFLLILANGFFVAAEFGLVTVERPDAEQAAAAGDRRAHRVVESLKELSFQLSGTQLGITITSLVVGMLAEPALARLLDGPFTAVGVPDGAVSGVSVVVGMLLASAVQMVIGELVPKNWAVSKPLQVARFVAGPQHAFARLFHPVIAALNTVANRLVRTLGIEPAEELASARTPGELVSLARHSARAGALEQDTADLFVRTLSLGELTAQHVMTPRVKVSALHSSATAEDVVNLTRATGLSRFPVYREKIDEIVGMVHLKDALAVPVHDRLRTPAGRIARPALLVPETLPVRPLLTRLRSEQPIAVVVDEYGGTAGVVTLEDIVEEIVGEVRDEHDGLDAPELAPAPPEDGRPAWDVDGSCRVDALRRVGLDAPEGPYETVAGLVADLLGRIPAVGDRAELPGWRLSVRQVGHYRAERIRLVRTAAVSALEAAR from the coding sequence ATGACCACCCCCCTGCTGCTCCTCGCAGCCGCGTTCCTGCTGATCCTCGCCAACGGCTTCTTCGTCGCGGCCGAGTTCGGACTGGTGACCGTGGAACGGCCCGACGCCGAACAGGCCGCCGCGGCCGGCGACCGGCGCGCCCACCGGGTCGTCGAGTCCCTCAAGGAGCTGTCCTTCCAGCTCTCCGGCACCCAGCTCGGGATCACCATCACCTCGCTCGTCGTCGGCATGCTCGCCGAACCGGCGCTGGCCCGGCTGCTCGACGGCCCGTTCACGGCCGTCGGCGTCCCCGACGGCGCCGTGTCCGGCGTGTCGGTCGTCGTCGGCATGCTGCTGGCCTCCGCCGTGCAGATGGTGATCGGCGAACTGGTGCCCAAGAACTGGGCGGTCTCCAAGCCGCTCCAGGTCGCGCGCTTCGTCGCCGGACCCCAACACGCCTTCGCCCGGCTCTTCCACCCGGTGATCGCCGCACTCAACACCGTGGCCAACCGCCTGGTCCGCACGCTGGGCATCGAACCCGCCGAGGAACTGGCCTCCGCCCGCACCCCCGGCGAACTGGTCTCCCTGGCCCGGCACTCCGCCCGGGCCGGCGCCCTGGAACAGGACACCGCCGACCTCTTCGTACGGACCCTCTCCCTCGGCGAACTGACCGCCCAGCACGTCATGACACCCCGCGTGAAGGTCAGCGCGCTGCACTCCTCGGCCACCGCCGAGGACGTCGTCAACCTGACCCGCGCCACCGGCCTGTCCCGCTTCCCCGTGTACCGGGAGAAGATCGACGAGATCGTCGGCATGGTCCACCTCAAGGACGCCCTCGCGGTCCCCGTGCACGACCGGCTGCGCACCCCGGCCGGCCGGATCGCCCGCCCGGCGCTGCTCGTCCCCGAGACCCTGCCCGTGCGACCGCTGCTGACCCGGTTGCGCAGCGAGCAGCCCATCGCGGTCGTGGTCGACGAGTACGGCGGCACGGCCGGAGTCGTCACCCTGGAGGACATCGTCGAGGAGATCGTCGGCGAGGTCCGCGACGAGCACGACGGACTCGACGCACCCGAACTGGCCCCCGCCCCGCCCGAGGACGGCCGCCCCGCCTGGGACGTCGACGGCAGCTGCCGCGTGGACGCCCTGCGCCGCGTCGGCCTGGACGCCCCCGAGGGGCCGTACGAGACCGTGGCCGGACTCGTCGCCGACCTGCTCGGCCGCATCCCGGCCGTCGGCGACCGCGCCGAGCTGCCCGGCTGGCGGCTCTCGGTCCGCCAGGTCGGCCACTACCGCGCCGAGCGGATACGCCTGGTGCGCACTGCCGCGGTCTCCGCCCTGGAGGCCGCCCGATGA
- a CDS encoding hemolysin family protein: protein MSVLQLLFAALLVLANGFFVGAEFALVSVRRSQIEPLGTTRARQVLYGLERLPQMMAAAQFGITVCSLTLGAVAEPTVAHLLEPVFEWIHLPHGMIHPLGYVIALAVVVFCHLVIGEMVPKNLAMAAPEKAALWLSPGLVAFARLCRPITVALGACAQGILRLFHVEPKDEVEAVFTSEQLNRLVEDAGQAGLLDPEEQERLEDALELGSHPVTDVLLPRESLVTVSPSVTPGEIVALTARTGYSRFPIAADQGAFMGYLHVKDVLDLEESDRAVPQHLWRPMTTLRPELPLDDALTVMRRAATHLAQVTDPSGRILGLVALEDVLELLVGEVRDPAHRNREVTLAT, encoded by the coding sequence ATGAGCGTCCTGCAACTCCTCTTCGCCGCACTGCTCGTGCTCGCCAACGGCTTCTTCGTCGGCGCCGAGTTCGCGCTCGTCTCCGTGCGCCGCAGCCAGATCGAACCGCTCGGCACCACCCGCGCCCGGCAGGTGCTGTACGGCCTGGAACGACTGCCGCAGATGATGGCCGCCGCCCAGTTCGGCATCACCGTCTGCTCGCTGACCCTCGGCGCGGTCGCCGAGCCGACCGTCGCGCACCTCCTGGAGCCGGTCTTCGAGTGGATCCACTTGCCGCACGGCATGATCCACCCGCTGGGCTACGTCATCGCGCTGGCCGTCGTGGTCTTCTGCCACCTGGTCATCGGCGAGATGGTCCCGAAGAACCTGGCGATGGCCGCACCCGAGAAGGCCGCGCTGTGGCTCAGCCCCGGCCTGGTCGCCTTCGCCCGCCTGTGCCGGCCGATCACCGTCGCGCTGGGCGCCTGCGCCCAGGGCATCCTGCGGCTCTTCCACGTCGAGCCCAAGGACGAGGTCGAGGCCGTCTTCACCAGCGAGCAGCTCAACCGGCTGGTGGAGGACGCCGGCCAGGCCGGACTGCTCGACCCGGAGGAGCAGGAACGCCTCGAGGACGCCCTGGAACTGGGCTCCCACCCGGTGACGGACGTACTCCTGCCACGTGAGTCCCTGGTGACGGTCAGCCCCTCGGTCACGCCCGGGGAGATCGTCGCGCTCACCGCCCGCACCGGGTACTCGCGCTTCCCGATCGCGGCGGACCAGGGCGCCTTCATGGGGTACCTGCACGTCAAGGACGTCCTCGACCTGGAGGAGTCCGACCGCGCCGTCCCCCAGCACCTGTGGCGCCCGATGACCACGCTGCGCCCCGAGCTCCCCCTGGACGACGCCCTCACGGTGATGCGCCGCGCGGCCACCCACCTGGCCCAGGTCACGGACCCGTCGGGCCGGATCCTCGGTCTGGTCGCCCTGGAGGACGTACTGGAACTCCTGGTCGGCGAGGTACGGGACCCGGCCCACAGAAACAGAGAGGTAACCCTGGCCACGTAA
- a CDS encoding AAA family ATPase: protein MDFGTQGPQAPAELAWLRGVDAYTMGAYPQAEEEFRAAVRIDPTMADGWLGLHALRVDTTNALLRMFRNRDRFGEQRARHRRTLNSWYWLGWWVQPVLENPRDLLLAHASHWLDGRHVPELDRALAGLPPVDSDAQVRFLHACRAYLVKDWEQLVRHTDPLLGDPLLGIEAGLFSGMARVRLEMYGQAEPLLSAALMRCRSEQPQRKELRYWLARAHEGTGRSAAALPLYRAVHRVDPAFMDTSARLAAIAEGDGYDDPADLTGYAQAGAGTDGLDGLDPLFGTEERGVKVSAPEPALSAPLPPLGGPSVREKAGGPDPSLPSGPTDPALLEEALAELERMVGLEPVKRQVKALSAQLNMARLRAGQGLPVQPPKRHFVFSGPSGTGKTTVARILGRVFYALGLLGGDHLVEAQRADLVGEYLGQTAVKANELIDSALGGVLFVDEAYSLSNSGYGKGDAYGDEALQVLLKRAEDNRDHLVVILAGYPEGMDRLLGANPGLSSRFTTRVDFPSYRPLELTSIGEVLAAENGDVWDEEALDELRSIAGHVVDQGWIDELGNGRFLRTLYEKSCAYRDLRLSVYPGALTRDDLATLRLPDLMQAYGEVLSGRGPGGPSAV, encoded by the coding sequence GGGCCTACCCGCAGGCGGAGGAGGAGTTCCGGGCGGCGGTGCGGATCGACCCCACGATGGCCGACGGCTGGCTGGGACTGCACGCGCTGCGCGTCGACACCACGAACGCGCTCCTGCGAATGTTCCGCAACCGCGACCGCTTCGGCGAGCAGCGGGCCCGCCACCGCCGGACGCTCAACTCCTGGTACTGGCTGGGCTGGTGGGTGCAGCCCGTGCTGGAGAACCCGCGCGACCTGCTGCTGGCGCACGCCTCGCACTGGCTGGACGGCCGGCACGTCCCGGAGCTGGACCGGGCCCTGGCCGGGCTGCCACCGGTGGACTCCGACGCGCAGGTCCGCTTCCTGCACGCGTGCCGCGCCTACCTCGTCAAGGACTGGGAGCAGCTCGTCCGGCACACCGACCCACTGCTCGGCGACCCCTTACTGGGTATCGAGGCGGGGCTGTTCAGCGGCATGGCCCGGGTCCGCCTGGAGATGTACGGGCAGGCCGAGCCGCTCCTTTCGGCGGCCCTGATGCGGTGCCGCAGCGAGCAGCCGCAGCGCAAGGAGCTGCGCTACTGGCTGGCGCGGGCCCACGAGGGCACCGGGCGCAGCGCCGCCGCGCTCCCGCTGTACCGGGCGGTGCACCGCGTCGACCCCGCCTTCATGGACACCTCGGCCCGGCTGGCCGCGATCGCCGAGGGCGACGGCTACGACGACCCGGCCGACCTCACGGGGTACGCGCAGGCGGGTGCGGGGACGGACGGCCTGGACGGGCTCGACCCCCTGTTCGGCACCGAGGAGCGCGGCGTCAAGGTCTCCGCCCCGGAACCCGCGCTGTCCGCCCCGCTGCCTCCGCTCGGCGGGCCGTCGGTGCGCGAGAAGGCGGGCGGGCCCGACCCGTCCCTGCCCAGCGGTCCCACCGATCCGGCACTGCTGGAGGAGGCGCTCGCCGAGCTGGAGCGGATGGTGGGCCTGGAACCGGTGAAGCGCCAGGTCAAGGCGCTATCCGCGCAGCTGAACATGGCGCGGCTGCGGGCCGGGCAGGGCTTGCCCGTGCAGCCGCCCAAACGTCACTTCGTCTTCTCCGGCCCCTCCGGCACCGGCAAGACCACCGTGGCCCGCATCCTGGGCCGGGTCTTCTACGCCCTCGGACTGCTCGGCGGCGACCACCTGGTGGAGGCGCAGCGGGCGGATCTGGTCGGCGAGTACCTGGGCCAGACCGCCGTGAAGGCGAACGAGCTGATCGACTCCGCGCTCGGCGGTGTCCTCTTCGTCGACGAGGCGTACTCCCTGTCCAACTCCGGGTACGGCAAGGGCGACGCGTACGGCGACGAGGCACTCCAGGTGCTGCTGAAGCGGGCCGAGGACAACCGGGACCACCTGGTGGTGATCCTGGCCGGCTATCCGGAGGGCATGGACCGGCTGCTGGGCGCCAATCCCGGGTTGTCCTCGCGTTTCACGACGCGGGTGGACTTCCCGTCGTACCGGCCGCTGGAGCTGACCTCGATCGGTGAGGTGCTCGCGGCGGAGAACGGGGACGTGTGGGACGAGGAGGCGCTGGACGAGTTGCGGTCGATCGCCGGGCACGTGGTGGATCAGGGGTGGATCGACGAGTTGGGGAACGGGCGGTTCCTGCGGACGCTGTACGAGAAGAGCTGTGCGTACCGGGATCTGCGGTTGTCCGTGTATCCGGGGGCATTGACCCGGGACGATCTGGCCACGTTGCGGTTGCCGGATCTGATGCAGGCGTACGGGGAAGTGCTGTCGGGACGGGGGCCGGGGGGACCGTCGGCCGTGTAG